From the Aquitalea magnusonii genome, one window contains:
- a CDS encoding glycosyltransferase family 4 protein, with protein MEALSRMKRLAIVRQKYNPAGGAERFISRALHALTQQHALSVSLIARNWEKLEGIAECRVNPFYLGNLWRDWGFAWSARRRWQQEGFDLVQSHERIPGCHIFRAGDGVHRHWLQLRRRHLGWFGRLSLLLNPYHHYVQYAEKAMFQHPDLRLVVCNSHMVKQEVQHYFGLPDQRFAVVYNGVDTAQFHPQLQQQYRAIMRAQYDIPAASPVMLYVGSGFERKGVARALQVLQQFPDIYLVVVGGDKHAARYHVLAERLGMQRRVRFTGAQREVKPFYGMADAFILPTLYDPFPNVCVEAMAAGLPVFTTTTCGSAELLTNGRNGWVAAVDDQQGWHDGVAYWLQHQQDWASWCQQARQAVEGLTLPAMTDVMLQKYEKLLAVHTS; from the coding sequence ATGGAAGCCCTATCCCGGATGAAACGTCTTGCCATTGTTCGTCAAAAATATAACCCCGCTGGCGGTGCCGAGCGTTTCATCAGCCGTGCCCTGCATGCGCTGACCCAGCAGCATGCGTTAAGCGTTTCCCTCATTGCGCGCAATTGGGAAAAACTGGAGGGCATTGCCGAATGTCGGGTCAACCCTTTCTATTTGGGTAACCTGTGGCGTGACTGGGGCTTCGCGTGGTCAGCGCGGCGGCGTTGGCAGCAGGAAGGTTTTGATTTAGTGCAGTCGCATGAGCGCATTCCAGGCTGCCACATCTTCCGGGCCGGCGATGGCGTACATCGGCATTGGCTGCAACTGCGTCGTCGGCATTTGGGCTGGTTTGGGCGCTTGTCGCTACTGCTCAATCCGTATCACCACTATGTTCAATATGCTGAAAAAGCCATGTTTCAGCACCCAGATTTACGTTTGGTGGTGTGTAACTCGCACATGGTGAAACAAGAAGTACAACACTATTTCGGCTTGCCCGATCAGCGTTTCGCCGTCGTTTATAATGGCGTCGACACAGCGCAGTTTCATCCGCAATTGCAGCAGCAATATCGTGCCATCATGAGAGCACAGTATGACATTCCGGCGGCTTCGCCTGTCATGTTGTATGTTGGCTCCGGTTTTGAGCGTAAAGGCGTGGCTAGAGCATTACAGGTGCTGCAGCAATTCCCCGATATTTATCTGGTTGTGGTTGGTGGTGATAAGCATGCCGCTCGTTATCACGTTCTGGCCGAACGCCTGGGGATGCAGAGACGAGTGCGTTTTACCGGGGCACAGCGAGAAGTAAAGCCATTTTATGGGATGGCGGATGCCTTTATATTACCGACACTGTATGATCCCTTCCCCAATGTGTGTGTTGAAGCAATGGCCGCAGGGCTTCCGGTATTTACCACAACCACCTGTGGCAGTGCCGAACTGCTGACTAATGGGCGTAATGGCTGGGTCGCTGCTGTGGATGATCAGCAGGGGTGGCATGATGGAGTGGCATATTGGCTTCAACATCAACAGGACTGGGCTTCCTGGTGCCAGCAGGCTCGTCAGGCAGTGGAGGGGCTGACCCTGCCCGCCATGACCGATGTTATGTTGCAAAAATATGAAAAACTCCTTGCCGTGCATACGTCTTGA